In Cervus elaphus chromosome 5, mCerEla1.1, whole genome shotgun sequence, the following proteins share a genomic window:
- the LOC122694648 gene encoding gamma-aminobutyric acid receptor-associated protein, which yields MKFVYKEEHPFEKRRSEGEKIRKKYPDRVPVIVEKAPKARIGDLDKKKYLVPSDLTVGQFYFLIRKRIHLRAEDALFFFVNNVIPPTSATMGQLYQEHHEEDFFLYIAYSDESVYGL from the exons ATGAAGTTCGTGTATAAAGAGGAGCATCCGTTCGAGAAGCGCCGCTCTGAGGGCGAGAAGATCCGAAAGAAATACCCGGACCGGGTCCCG GTGATAGTAGAAAAGGCTCCCAAAGCTCGGATAGGAGACCTGGACAAAAAGAAATACCTGGTGCCTTCTGATCTTACAG TTGGTCAGTTTTACTTCTTAATCCGGAAGCGAATTCATCTCCGAGCAGAGGATGCCTTGTTTTTCTTCGTCAACAACGTCATTCCACCCACCAGTGCCACGATGGGTCAGCTGTACCAG GAACACCATGAAGAAGACTTCTTTCTATACATTGCCTACAGTGATGAAAGTGTCTACGGTCTGTGA